Genomic DNA from Nymphalis io chromosome 5, ilAglIoxx1.1, whole genome shotgun sequence:
ATTCAAGGCCCAAATAGGAAGGaaggattaaataaaaactatataaaatgcatataaaatattctaaagtataatacatcatattataaaatttatgttttttatattttggtttaatatgaaacaaatttatttatacgttaTTTTTTTGGACAGTTTTTTAATATCATGCCCCAAAAAGTTGTGAGTTTATGGGGTGAGAATTTATGCttgtaaaaaattaatcaaaatgaggaagtaagttttattatttgtaaagtgACTCAAGTGCAATTTAAATACAAacctatgtataaaaattataataaataaaaacaccttATCGAaagatacttaaaataaaaaacgctaCTTTATATCTTTACGTGGAAATAACTAATGTTAAGTGTACGGCAGAATAAAAGAAAGTCTTCTTAAGCCGCGGATGTCATAAAACCAACTTagggaatataatataaaataatatataaataagcgtGAAACTCGGGGCCGTCTGTAAAAGTATGCCAAATCCTTTTTTTCTTGCAAAAACTTGTGCACTGTGGAGTCCACATATACCTGAAATGTTGTGGTATATTCTCCATGACTATTTTTCAAGAGGAAAAGCGTACTTTACCCGGCATAGGACATTACACaaagctgttacttttacttttacttgtTTTTACCAAAACTTGGTATCTTACCTTTTATCATACAGTCTTGTTCTTTTATTCCAGATCCTCGAACAGAGAACTGGTGGCTGATGTCAGGCCCTGGTCCCCTGATCACACTTCTTGCAACGTACCTATACTTCTGCACCTCAGTTGGCCCTCGTTATATGAGAGATAGGAAGCCTTACTCCTTGAAGAATACCATCATTTTATACAATGTTTCACAGATATTATTAAGCATATTTTTGGTTTACGAggtaagttattttatagtgttttttAAGGCTAAGCATATTTTTGGTTTACGAggtaagttattttatagtgtttttttttttaatcaatgtcACCTATTACGATTTTCTGCGGTGAATTCCTAGTTCTTACACAATACTGATACTGATTGAAGTAGTACCCTTATAAAACATTTCTACGTGGTAACTTTGATGGTaacaaatttaatgtaaaaatagaatatagtgagcattataactatttttgttatattgtattttatatacccGCTTCAGTTTATTACCttgttataagtttttaatgGATTTTCTAAGATTGTGCTAAATTGCTTGAAATATACAACGAGGTTTTTTGAATCATCAATTCGCTATTCAGTTACGAAGTTGTCTAAAACAGACTTCAAAAACTATGTCATCAATTGGAGTGAAGTTGTAAATCTCAACCAAGTTCAATTgacaaaaaacacaaacaataGTCTCACATTCGTGAGTAGACTATTTTTTGTGAAATGAATCTAATAAATTACCTTTCAAATTGTcgaaaaaaagcttttatttaccTAGTACTTAAATGTTCATATatcacttaaataaaaaaaaatatatttgtaattaactcACCAATCaccaatatttttacatataatcactaaatattgatacataataaaattgttttctatTTCCAGGGCTTAGTTTCCGGTTGGTGGAGTGACTACAACTACTCCTGCCAACCGGTGGATTATTCAGATAGCCCTAAAGCTCAACGagtatgtatttcatttttacatatttaaatgcaACAATTTGTATATAACTATTTCCATTCTAATTAGACGCATAATGTGATTAAAGCAAGATTCCCATATGTTCACACTAAACAAATTAGGAAACCCTCCAACTTAACATGAATACAATGTTTCTGGACTGAAATTCGATAAAGGTACAGAAAATATTACAGTGCATTAGtgcatacacacacatacacaaatgTATTTTCTATTCTCACTTTACTTTTATGGAACAGACTGGAGAAAAACCAGGCACAAGGCTAACGGCGTTGTGTGATTGCCAGGGTACTATAATGTGACATTGACACCGTCCTAACATACATAAGTGATTTTAAAAggtattttaatgattaaaaaaataaacaatacaaaaattaagtCAAATGCTCAGATTTAAGACTACTCAACTGTGTAGGATATGCACTCTCTCTTTACAcgctctcgtaatccgatggtaCGGTAATTTGAAACGTTTGGAGAGAGTACAGCCACAGGACCAACGTATTTTTGCTACCTCACTAGCGAGGcagtcttatataaaaaatgtataaattaaagtattatttttcttatagatGGCTGCAGCAGTTTGGTGGTACTTCTTCGCAAAGATAGTTGAATTACTTGATACAATCTTTTTCGTTCTAAGAAAGAAGAATAAACAGATATCATTTTTGCATCTCTACCATCATACGATGATGCCAATTTGTGCTTGGATTGGTGTCAAATTCTTGCCGGGtgagaaaatttattaaataaacatatgatTAGCACAAGActatccattttatatatatttaattataatacaatatgagcacgtatatattaatcaagtacCTCTAATATAGTCTTGAATCCAcagtaatacattattataaagaggcaagttttaattattttgcggATTAACGTAAAAATAATGACCCCATAACATTTATACAAAACTTTACATGATGAACTAAATACTTAGTAAAGTAAcggattataaatattactgttgGGAAAAGGCCTCTTGTCGTTAAATAAGAAGTCTTTGTCTTATTTCAGCGCAGTGCGATTTGAtagatacataattatgtggcagaatttaatatGACACATGCAGAATCCACAATGTTTtcagtatatttaataagtttttctttttaaaagaaaCCGGCGcagttcaatttatattattataaattataatcaatcaaAATGCCTTGACATAACTATACAATTAGGCTGACTTAaccagaatatattttatatgataaaggattaaaatttaattattgatacaAATTGGTATGTTTGTTCTTTTCAGGTGGACACGGAACTCTTCTTGGTGTGATCAACTCCTTCATCCACATCATTATGTACACTTACTACCTAATATCAGGTCTTGGTCCGCAGTACCAGAAGTATATTTG
This window encodes:
- the LOC126768550 gene encoding elongation of very long chain fatty acids protein AAEL008004-like gives rise to the protein MNGAASSYNMSIVDSYKRFMERNSDPRTENWWLMSGPGPLITLLATYLYFCTSVGPRYMRDRKPYSLKNTIILYNVSQILLSIFLVYEGLVSGWWSDYNYSCQPVDYSDSPKAQRMAAAVWWYFFAKIVELLDTIFFVLRKKNKQISFLHLYHHTMMPICAWIGVKFLPGGHGTLLGVINSFIHIIMYTYYLISGLGPQYQKYIWWKKHLTTMQLIQFMIIFYHNFSVMFDECNYPKFINFLLALNAGLFLYMFGNFYYRSYMKVGNQEKCIDNSSTNRIVENKSKEC